In Kryptolebias marmoratus isolate JLee-2015 linkage group LG11, ASM164957v2, whole genome shotgun sequence, the following proteins share a genomic window:
- the adat1 gene encoding tRNA-specific adenosine deaminase 1 gives MADADDVARLCYDGFSRLPRRGKPEPGREWTLLAAVLKMTRGENSASVEKEVVSIGTGTKCIGQASMSPNGDVLNDSHAEVIARRGCIRYLIQELHRAVSGRASSVFCSADRRGKWRLRPGVSFLLFTSHTPCGDASIIPMTDSQSEPCPPVTSVNSCEEPDGGRSLKRKAEDPGRRENLKLPRFEEKETAETNDDASQPALRRDLTKTHNDVSEAAPRTELTPRGPADFSQSEQVQDIHRTGAKCVPGGPADPLCPGAGYHSTGVLRVKPGRGEPTLSLSCSDKLARWGVVGFQGALLSHYLEEALYFSTVVVGKCLYSREVMHRALVARCSHVSDLPAGFSVCSPTLLQSNLEFPFSQNRTELQHRAGQGRVSPCGAAISWCNVAEQPLDVTANGYKHGVTKKVLGTPKSRSLLCKLELFHSFLSLVAATEPSSLPDSLRSAELQTYWDYKQAARRYQQAWQQLRSRAFPLWPRSDRNLLLFH, from the exons ATGGCGGACGCGGATGACGTCGCCCGGTTGTGTTACGATGGTTTCAGCCGGCTGCCCCGGAGAGGGAAGCCCGAGCCGGGCAGAGAGTGGACCCTGCTGGCCGCCGTGCTCAAAATGACCCGGGGGGAAAACTCTGCCTCAG tTGAGAAGGAGGTTGTTTCCATAGGAACGGGGACTAAATGTATTGGACAAGCATCTATGAGTCCTAATG GTGATGTTCTTAATGACAGTCATGCAGAAGTCATTGCCAGAAGGGGTTGTATCAG GTATCTGATCCAGGAGCTGCACAGAGCCGTCAGCGGTCGGGCCAGCTCGGTCTTCTGTTCGGCCGATCGGCGAGGGAAATGGAGGCTTCGGCCGGGCgtttccttcctcctcttcaccagCCACACTCCCT GTGGCGATGCCTCCATCATCCCCATGACTGACAGCCAGTCTGAGCCCTGCCCTCCTGTCACATCTGTAAACAGCTGTGAGGAGCCCGATGGGGGGCGGAGCCTGAAAAGGAAAGCAGAGGACCCGGGTAGACGAGAAAACCTGAAGCTGCCTCGTTTTGAAGAAAAGGAGACCGCAGAGACGAACGACGACGCCTCACAGCCGGCTTTACGTCGTGatctgacaaaaacacacaacgaTGTTTCTGAAGCTGCGCCTCGGACCGAGCTCACACCCAGAGGCCCTGCGGACTTCAGTCAGTCCGAGCAGGTCCAGGACATTCACAGGACGGGCGCCAAATGTGTCCCCGGCGGCCCAGCCGACCCTCTGTGCCCAGGGGCGGGGTACCACAGCACTGGTGTGCTTCGTGTGAAACCGGGCCGGGGGGAGCCGACTCTGTCCCTGTCCTGCAGTGACAAACTGGCCCGCTGGGGGGTGGTGGGCTTTCAGGGGGCCCTGCTGTCCCATTACCTGGAGGAGGCCCTTTATTTCAGCACCGTTGTGGTGGGAAAGTGTCTGTACAGCCGAGAAGTTATGCACCGAGCTCTGGTGGCCAG GTGCTCTCACGTGTCGGACCTCCCGGctggtttctctgtgtgttCTCCAACGCTGCTTCAGTCCAACCTGGAGTTTCCCTTTAGCCAGAACCGGACCGAGCTTCAGCACCGGGCCGGACAGGGACGAGTCTCCCCCTGCGGAGCCG ccATAAGTTGGTGTAATGTTGCAGAAcagccactagatgtcactgcTAATGGCTACAAGCACGGAGTCACCAAGAAGGTCCTGGGAACTCCCAAATCCAG ATCTCTTCTGTGtaaactggagctttttcatTCGTTTCTGTCTCTGGTGGCGGCAACCGAGCCTTCGTCTCTCCCCGACTCTCTCAG